From a region of the Candidatus Jettenia caeni genome:
- a CDS encoding heat shock protein, whose protein sequence is MSIDYHIIKYQTDAKQNKLEHLFKDLFAFSKDFQGGSSAPWQPPTDVYETPDEIIVKMSLSGTKPEDIQLTFSNEILTISGFRTDSSPHQKTCFYQVEIRYGYFERSIYIPKPVNTDTIQAVYKDGFLEVVLPKAQQQLSKTLLIKINFQE, encoded by the coding sequence ATGTCAATAGATTATCATATTATTAAATATCAAACCGATGCAAAACAGAATAAATTAGAACATCTTTTTAAAGACCTTTTTGCCTTTAGTAAAGATTTTCAGGGCGGTTCCTCAGCTCCATGGCAACCTCCTACTGATGTATATGAAACTCCAGACGAAATAATAGTAAAGATGTCCCTATCAGGGACGAAACCAGAGGATATTCAACTTACCTTTTCAAATGAAATCCTCACTATCAGTGGATTTAGAACTGATAGCTCGCCACACCAAAAGACCTGCTTTTATCAGGTAGAAATTCGTTACGGATACTTTGAAAGAAGTATCTATATTCCGAAACCCGTCAATACCGATACTATTCAGGCCGTGTATAAGGATGGGTTCCTGGAAGTGGTTTTACCCAAGGCACAACAACAATTATCTAAAACACTTTTAATAAAAATTAATTTTCAGGAATAA
- a CDS encoding ATP-dependent protease La yields MTNKEDKDPPEIMNPPIPESDAVNDRTDRLKIPDELHVLPIKDTVLFPGMVAAINIFTERDLTLLNHVLAGHRFLALVAQKEKDIKVVKQSDLYDYATAAVVLQMLRMPDNSAKMLVQGIRRVKIDKYTQIEPYFKAKVTILEDTVESDKEMDALFRNASDQFIRMVNMVPTLPEELKIAIVNIDSPGRLADMIASHLNLSIAEKQQVLETTNVKDRLQKITAFLTREMEVMEMATKIQSQVKNEMEKGQREYYLRQQLKAIQDELGEGDERTVEIKELKKKIEEAKMPPEAKKEVEQELNRLSKIPSASAEYTVARTYLDLLVDLPWSVSTIDNLDIQGAHKILNEDHYDLDKVKERILEYLAVRKLKQDMKGPILCFVGPPGTGKTSLGMSIARALGRKFVRMSLGGVRDEAEIRGHRRTYIGALPGRIIQGLRKAGTNNPLFMLDEIDKLGADFRGDPSAALLEVLDPEQNHSFSDHYLDIPFDLSKVMFITTANILDPVPPALKDRMEVLELPGYTAEEKIFIVKQFSIPKQLKAHGLTKDQVTIDDDAIRSVITDYTREAGIRNLEREIATLCRKAAKAIASDEKKSVHVSADQLYNFLGPIKFFSEVAERTTEAGVATGLAWTQSGGDILFIEATTMPGTGKLTLTGHLGDIMKESAQAAMSYIRARANKLGITLSDFTKYDFHVHVPAGAIPKDGPSAGVTIAMALISLLKETPIVPYVAMTGEITLRGNILPVGGIKEKVLAAKRAGITTVILPKLNEKDLVDVPEQARKEMNFIFVEKVDEMLPIVFGTREPAKI; encoded by the coding sequence ATGACAAATAAAGAAGATAAAGATCCCCCGGAGATTATGAACCCACCAATCCCAGAATCTGACGCAGTAAATGACAGAACAGATAGATTAAAAATACCGGATGAACTCCATGTACTTCCTATCAAAGACACCGTACTTTTTCCTGGCATGGTAGCTGCCATTAATATCTTTACCGAAAGAGACCTCACACTCCTGAATCATGTCCTGGCCGGTCACCGGTTTCTGGCGCTTGTAGCTCAAAAAGAAAAAGATATTAAGGTTGTAAAACAGTCAGACCTGTACGATTATGCTACAGCAGCAGTAGTACTCCAAATGCTTCGTATGCCGGATAATTCCGCAAAGATGCTGGTACAAGGCATTAGAAGGGTTAAGATTGATAAATACACGCAAATAGAACCTTATTTTAAGGCTAAGGTAACTATTCTGGAAGATACTGTTGAGTCTGACAAGGAGATGGATGCCTTATTTAGAAACGCCAGTGATCAATTTATCCGCATGGTAAATATGGTACCGACTTTACCGGAAGAACTCAAAATAGCAATCGTCAACATTGATAGTCCGGGTCGTTTGGCCGACATGATTGCATCCCATTTGAATCTCAGTATAGCCGAAAAACAACAGGTGCTCGAGACAACGAATGTTAAGGACCGGTTACAGAAGATAACTGCCTTTCTTACCAGAGAGATGGAAGTTATGGAAATGGCAACAAAGATACAATCACAGGTAAAAAATGAAATGGAGAAGGGACAAAGAGAATATTACCTGAGACAGCAATTGAAGGCAATTCAGGATGAATTAGGCGAGGGAGATGAGCGCACCGTTGAGATTAAGGAGTTAAAGAAGAAGATTGAAGAAGCTAAAATGCCCCCTGAAGCAAAAAAAGAGGTTGAACAGGAGCTGAACCGGCTTTCGAAAATACCTTCTGCCTCTGCAGAATATACCGTCGCCCGAACTTATCTCGACCTGCTGGTCGACCTTCCCTGGTCAGTCAGCACAATCGATAACCTTGATATTCAAGGAGCACATAAAATACTCAACGAAGATCATTACGACCTCGATAAGGTTAAAGAGAGAATTTTGGAATATCTGGCAGTGAGAAAACTAAAACAAGATATGAAGGGGCCTATTTTATGTTTTGTCGGACCGCCAGGTACAGGAAAAACCTCATTGGGGATGTCAATTGCGCGCGCTCTGGGCAGAAAATTTGTCCGCATGTCATTGGGAGGAGTACGAGATGAGGCTGAGATCAGAGGCCACAGACGTACCTATATCGGTGCATTACCAGGACGTATTATCCAGGGGTTGCGAAAAGCAGGAACGAATAATCCTCTCTTTATGCTTGACGAGATTGATAAACTAGGCGCCGATTTTAGGGGAGATCCTTCTGCAGCGCTACTGGAAGTTCTGGATCCGGAACAAAATCATTCATTCTCGGATCATTATCTGGACATACCATTTGATCTTTCAAAGGTAATGTTTATTACAACAGCAAATATTCTGGACCCCGTACCTCCTGCATTGAAAGACCGCATGGAGGTGCTGGAACTTCCCGGATATACTGCGGAGGAAAAAATATTTATTGTTAAGCAGTTCAGTATACCTAAGCAGCTCAAGGCACACGGTCTTACAAAAGACCAGGTAACCATCGATGATGATGCGATCAGATCCGTTATCACCGATTACACACGCGAGGCAGGTATCCGTAATCTGGAACGCGAAATTGCAACCCTTTGTAGAAAAGCTGCAAAAGCTATTGCCTCTGATGAGAAAAAATCCGTTCATGTATCGGCCGATCAGTTATACAATTTTTTGGGACCTATCAAATTCTTTTCAGAGGTTGCCGAACGGACTACCGAAGCAGGTGTAGCTACAGGCCTTGCCTGGACACAGAGTGGCGGTGATATTCTTTTTATTGAGGCTACGACCATGCCAGGCACCGGAAAACTTACCTTAACAGGCCATCTTGGCGATATCATGAAGGAATCAGCTCAAGCTGCAATGAGCTATATCAGGGCAAGAGCAAACAAATTAGGAATCACCCTTAGTGATTTTACCAAATATGATTTTCATGTTCATGTCCCCGCCGGAGCAATCCCTAAGGACGGTCCTTCCGCCGGCGTGACAATAGCCATGGCGCTTATCTCGTTACTGAAAGAAACACCCATTGTCCCTTACGTGGCTATGACAGGCGAGATTACCCTTCGTGGAAACATACTGCCGGTCGGCGGCATTAAAGAAAAGGTCCTGGCAGCAAAACGGGCGGGAATTACCACCGTTATCTTACCAAAACTGAATGAAAAAGATCTCGTGGATGTGCCTGAACAGGCCAGGAAAGAAATGAATTTCATATTTGTAGAAAAGGTTGACGAGATGTTGCCTATCGTCTTTGGAACAAGGGAACCTGCAAAAATTTAA
- a CDS encoding chaperonin GroEL codes for MSAKKIIFDHDALETVKSGVKQLADAVKVTLGPRGRNVVIQKSFGSPTITKDGVTVAKEIELEDHMQNIGAQMVKSVASKTSDVAGDGTTTATVLAEAIFVEGLKNVTAGANAMALKRGIDKAVELVVQKLKEMSIPVKGRKEIEQVATVASNYDAEIGKIIADAMEKVGKDGVITVEEGKSLQTEANWIEGMQFDKGYLSPYFITDPNTMRCVLEDPFILIHEKKIATAKVLVPILEKISQAGKPLLIIAEEIEGEALALLVVNKLRGALKCAAVKAPGFGDKRKAMLDDIAVLTGGQAVFEDLGINLESIQLKDLGRARKIEIDKENTTIIEGLGDGKKIKARIEQIKKEISITTSDYDREKLQERLAKLAGGVVQINVGATTESEMKEKKARVEDALHATRAAVEEGILPGGGVSLLRALPALNSLKLTGDEAVGVDITQRALRAPLRQIAANAGVNAAIVVQKVETAKGNEGFDASADRYCDMVAEGIIDPTKVVRTALQNAASISTLLLTTDAIVGKIPEKKKMPPMPPGGGYGGYGDMY; via the coding sequence ATGTCGGCAAAAAAGATTATATTTGACCACGATGCACTGGAAACCGTTAAGTCTGGTGTAAAGCAACTGGCAGATGCAGTAAAGGTTACCCTTGGACCACGGGGACGTAATGTAGTTATTCAGAAGAGCTTTGGCTCACCAACAATCACAAAAGACGGGGTTACCGTTGCAAAAGAAATTGAGCTTGAAGACCATATGCAGAATATTGGCGCACAAATGGTAAAATCGGTTGCATCAAAAACGAGTGATGTTGCGGGTGACGGTACAACTACGGCAACGGTACTTGCCGAGGCTATATTCGTTGAAGGGTTGAAGAATGTAACAGCCGGCGCAAATGCCATGGCGCTGAAACGTGGTATTGACAAGGCTGTCGAACTCGTAGTACAAAAACTAAAGGAAATGAGTATTCCTGTTAAAGGCCGGAAAGAAATTGAACAAGTGGCTACCGTTGCCTCTAATTATGATGCTGAAATTGGGAAGATCATTGCAGATGCCATGGAAAAGGTTGGAAAGGATGGAGTCATAACGGTAGAAGAAGGTAAGAGTTTGCAAACTGAGGCAAACTGGATTGAGGGTATGCAATTTGATAAAGGGTATCTGTCACCTTATTTCATCACGGATCCAAACACTATGCGATGTGTGCTGGAAGATCCCTTTATCTTAATCCATGAGAAAAAGATTGCTACCGCCAAGGTACTGGTTCCAATATTGGAAAAGATCTCACAGGCAGGAAAACCTCTTTTAATCATTGCAGAAGAAATAGAAGGTGAGGCGTTGGCGCTTCTGGTGGTAAATAAACTCCGAGGCGCTTTAAAATGTGCAGCCGTAAAGGCCCCTGGATTTGGAGATAAGCGCAAGGCTATGCTGGATGATATTGCTGTTCTTACGGGCGGTCAGGCAGTTTTTGAAGACCTTGGTATTAATCTGGAATCTATCCAGCTTAAAGATCTTGGTCGTGCAAGGAAAATTGAAATTGATAAGGAAAATACGACTATTATCGAGGGATTGGGCGATGGCAAAAAGATAAAAGCCCGTATTGAGCAAATCAAAAAGGAGATTTCGATAACGACATCAGACTATGACCGTGAGAAACTCCAGGAAAGGTTAGCGAAGTTGGCTGGTGGAGTTGTTCAGATCAATGTGGGCGCTACAACGGAAAGCGAAATGAAGGAAAAAAAAGCCCGTGTAGAAGATGCCCTTCATGCTACCCGTGCTGCAGTCGAAGAGGGAATTCTTCCAGGAGGAGGTGTATCTCTTCTCAGGGCCCTTCCTGCCTTAAATTCACTCAAACTCACCGGTGATGAGGCTGTAGGTGTTGATATTACCCAAAGAGCGTTACGGGCACCCCTAAGGCAAATTGCTGCAAATGCAGGCGTAAACGCCGCAATCGTTGTCCAAAAAGTAGAAACAGCAAAAGGAAATGAGGGTTTCGATGCAAGTGCAGACCGGTATTGTGATATGGTTGCTGAGGGCATTATTGATCCAACAAAGGTGGTCAGAACAGCGCTGCAAAACGCTGCCAGCATATCAACCTTACTCCTTACCACAGATGCTATTGTAGGAAAAATACCAGAAAAGAAAAAGATGCCTCCCATGCCCCCGGGCGGTGGATATGGCGGATATGGAGATATGTATTAA
- a CDS encoding putative 4-hydroxybenzoate polyprenyltransferase, which translates to MGISQAVKKTRSLFDLIKFSHTIFSLPFAVMSAFLAAGGMPDSKQFLLILAALITARSAAMSFNRLIDTKYDVHNPRTAYRVTLQNKIGRKNVWTFTVLCMVLFITFAWLLNSLAFYMSPLAIMVILGYSYTKRFTHLSHFVLGFALALSPIGAWIGVQGTLAVTPFLLALAVVLWTAGFDIIYACQDLEHDIKLNLYSIPKKLGLKRALILSGTLHLLMVIVLLILPYYTDLGIMYTIGIYSVAALLLYEHSLVRPKNLSKINTAFFTINGIISIGIMGITLIDLFTG; encoded by the coding sequence ATGGGTATTTCACAGGCAGTAAAAAAGACACGTTCTCTATTCGACTTAATTAAATTCTCGCATACTATATTCTCATTACCTTTCGCGGTAATGAGCGCATTTCTTGCCGCGGGAGGTATGCCCGATAGTAAGCAATTCTTGTTAATCTTAGCAGCACTCATAACAGCGCGGAGCGCCGCTATGTCTTTCAACCGGTTAATCGATACCAAGTATGACGTCCATAATCCACGTACAGCTTATCGCGTCACGTTACAAAACAAAATCGGCCGAAAAAATGTATGGACATTTACCGTTCTCTGCATGGTACTTTTTATTACTTTTGCATGGTTACTCAATTCTTTAGCTTTTTATATGTCTCCGTTAGCTATTATGGTAATCTTGGGATACTCATATACAAAGCGGTTTACTCATTTATCTCACTTTGTACTCGGTTTTGCATTGGCGCTTTCACCTATCGGCGCATGGATTGGGGTACAGGGGACGCTGGCCGTCACGCCCTTTTTGCTGGCGCTTGCCGTAGTCTTATGGACAGCAGGATTTGATATCATTTATGCATGTCAAGATCTGGAACATGATATAAAATTAAACCTGTATTCCATTCCCAAAAAACTTGGACTCAAAAGGGCATTAATACTCTCCGGCACATTACATCTCCTCATGGTGATCGTTTTGCTCATACTGCCCTATTATACAGATTTGGGAATTATGTATACCATTGGCATATACAGTGTAGCTGCTTTACTCTTATATGAACATTCACTTGTACGGCCAAAAAATCTCTCTAAGATTAACACCGCCTTTTTCACTATCAATGGTATTATCAGTATAGGCATAATGGGTATAACCCTAATAGACTTATTTACAGGATAA
- a CDS encoding chaperonin GroEL, giving the protein MAAKKIIYGYDASEAVKKGIQKLARAVKVTLGPKGRNVVIEKSFGSPVVINDGVTVAKEIELEDPYEDMGARMVREAASKTNDMVGDGTSTATLLAEAIFEEGIKNITAGANPVDIKHGIEKAVGALTKELTRISIKISGKKEIAQIATIAANNDEEIGNEIADAMEKVGKDGVITVEEGKSFKTTVELVEGMQFDRGYLSPYFVTSPDTMEAIFENPYILIHEKKLSAIKDLVPLLEKIAKSGRALVILAEDVEGEALSTLVINKLRGTLQCVAVKAPGFGDRRKAMLDDIAILTNGKALFEDLGIQLSSMQLTDLGRAKKIIIDKDKTTIISGAGDSKEIQGRISQIKAEIKTTTSDYDREKLQERLAKLSGGIAQINVGAATEVEMKEKKARIEDAVNATRAAVEEGILPGGGVALIRASKVLDTVPAKGDEKIGINIVRVAIERPIQQIAENAGLEGAVILQKVKEGTGNFGYDAFREQFTDMVESGIVDAAKVVKVALQNGASIAALLLTTNAVIGEVPEEKGAEGATPHMHKH; this is encoded by the coding sequence ATGGCTGCGAAAAAGATTATCTATGGGTACGATGCCAGCGAGGCCGTAAAGAAGGGTATTCAGAAGTTGGCTCGCGCTGTTAAGGTCACGTTGGGGCCGAAAGGCCGGAACGTTGTCATTGAAAAGAGTTTCGGGTCACCAGTGGTGATTAACGATGGTGTTACTGTTGCAAAAGAGATCGAGCTTGAAGACCCCTATGAAGATATGGGCGCAAGGATGGTTAGAGAGGCTGCTTCAAAAACGAATGATATGGTAGGTGATGGAACTTCTACGGCAACACTTTTGGCTGAGGCTATATTTGAGGAAGGTATTAAGAACATTACAGCCGGAGCAAATCCTGTTGATATTAAACACGGTATTGAGAAAGCTGTTGGCGCATTGACAAAAGAACTTACCAGGATAAGTATTAAAATATCGGGGAAAAAGGAGATTGCTCAAATTGCTACCATTGCTGCAAATAACGATGAGGAGATTGGCAATGAAATCGCAGATGCAATGGAAAAAGTTGGCAAAGATGGCGTTATTACGGTAGAGGAAGGAAAAAGCTTTAAGACTACCGTTGAACTTGTTGAGGGTATGCAGTTCGACAGGGGCTATTTATCTCCTTACTTCGTGACCTCTCCCGATACTATGGAAGCCATATTCGAGAATCCTTATATTTTGATCCATGAAAAGAAGTTATCTGCTATAAAGGATTTAGTCCCTTTATTAGAGAAGATCGCTAAGTCAGGCAGAGCATTAGTTATTCTTGCTGAAGATGTAGAAGGTGAGGCGCTTAGTACGCTGGTTATTAATAAACTTCGAGGTACCTTGCAATGTGTTGCTGTTAAGGCGCCTGGTTTTGGCGATAGACGGAAAGCAATGTTAGATGATATTGCTATTCTTACGAATGGTAAAGCCTTGTTTGAGGATTTGGGAATACAGCTTTCCAGCATGCAACTTACTGATTTGGGTAGGGCAAAGAAGATTATTATCGATAAAGATAAGACTACTATTATTAGTGGCGCTGGTGATTCAAAAGAAATCCAGGGAAGAATCTCACAAATCAAAGCAGAGATAAAAACAACCACTTCTGATTACGACCGGGAGAAATTGCAGGAACGGCTTGCAAAGCTCTCGGGTGGAATCGCACAAATTAATGTTGGCGCTGCTACAGAAGTAGAAATGAAGGAGAAAAAGGCACGTATTGAGGATGCGGTAAATGCTACAAGGGCTGCTGTAGAAGAAGGTATTCTGCCTGGAGGTGGAGTTGCTCTTATAAGGGCATCAAAGGTTTTGGATACCGTGCCTGCTAAAGGGGATGAGAAGATTGGAATAAATATTGTAAGGGTAGCTATTGAAAGACCTATCCAACAGATTGCTGAAAATGCCGGTCTTGAAGGCGCTGTTATATTACAAAAGGTAAAAGAGGGTACAGGCAATTTTGGTTATGATGCTTTTCGTGAACAATTTACGGACATGGTCGAGTCGGGTATTGTTGATGCTGCAAAGGTTGTAAAAGTAGCATTACAAAATGGCGCTAGCATTGCTGCATTACTTCTTACGACCAATGCCGTTATTGGAGAAGTTCCTGAAGAGAAAGGAGCAGAAGGCGCTACTCCGCATATGCACAAACATTAA
- a CDS encoding chaperonin GroES: protein MNVKPLGEKLLIKRVEAEGKTAGGIVLPDTAKEKPREGKVIALGDGKLLKNGERVKFQVKAGDRVLFSSYGGTEVKIDGEEYLLMSEDDILAIIS, encoded by the coding sequence ATGAATGTAAAACCATTAGGTGAAAAATTACTCATAAAGAGAGTCGAGGCTGAAGGGAAGACTGCGGGTGGCATCGTGTTGCCTGATACGGCTAAGGAGAAACCCAGAGAAGGTAAAGTTATTGCGTTAGGAGATGGAAAATTGCTGAAGAATGGTGAGCGGGTAAAATTTCAGGTCAAAGCAGGCGATAGGGTACTGTTTAGCTCTTACGGTGGTACTGAAGTGAAGATCGATGGTGAAGAATATCTGTTAATGTCCGAGGATGATATTCTCGCTATAATTAGTTAA
- a CDS encoding putative two-component response regulator, with amino-acid sequence MAVLDPRAGQYSLLITDDDESCRDSLKDIFEPKGYITYLASCGREAVKIARTVDVDLLILDVHLPDYSGLETFKIIKKEIRFGIPCIFISGEITKELQIDLISANAYTLISKPINVNILKDSVEQVIAKYYWK; translated from the coding sequence ATGGCAGTATTAGACCCACGTGCGGGACAATATTCACTTCTTATAACAGATGATGATGAATCATGCCGTGATAGTTTAAAAGACATATTCGAGCCTAAGGGTTATATTACCTATCTTGCTAGCTGTGGACGTGAAGCGGTAAAGATAGCCAGGACCGTAGATGTCGATTTATTAATTTTGGATGTACATCTTCCAGATTATAGTGGTCTTGAGACATTTAAGATTATAAAAAAAGAAATTAGATTTGGTATTCCTTGTATCTTTATATCAGGGGAAATAACAAAAGAGCTTCAAATAGACCTTATTAGCGCAAACGCCTATACCCTGATATCAAAGCCGATTAATGTTAATATTTTGAAAGATTCTGTAGAGCAAGTTATTGCCAAATATTATTGGAAATAG